One window from the genome of Schistocerca piceifrons isolate TAMUIC-IGC-003096 chromosome 1, iqSchPice1.1, whole genome shotgun sequence encodes:
- the LOC124775320 gene encoding uncharacterized protein LOC124775320 translates to MGPRRKDSYSEERLQKALQEVKKGISFKAASRMYGIPRSTLQFRLSNKYTKTSHGPAPILSTEEENTLVWWIFECGRKGFPRRKQDIQASVREFLHNNKRTNPFKDVTPGNKWYSAFLKRHPEVSERTPEGVTAASACVSEQDVRGWFRSTEDLLKEENVFDVLSCPNRIFNGDETNYVLCAKEDIVLE, encoded by the exons ATGGGTCCCAGGCGAAAAGATTCATACAGTGAAGAAAGACTTCAGAAAgcactccaagaagtaaagaaaggcaTCTCATTCAAAGCAGCGTCCAGAATGTACGGGATTCCCAGATCAACATTACAATTCCGGCTGAGTAATAAATATACCAAAACATCCCATGGGCCAGCACCTATACTGAGTACAGAGGAGGAAAACACCCTTGTTTG GTGGATCTTTGAATGTGGTCGGAAGGGATTCCCACGGCGAAAACAAGATATTCAGGCAAGCGTGCGAGAATTTCTTCATAACAATAAACGTACTAATCCTTTTAAGGATGTCACCCCTGGTAACAAATGGTATTCTGCCTTTTTAAAAAGGCATCCGGAGGTTTCTGAAAGAACACCTGAAGGTGTAACTGCTGCAAGTGCTTGTGTTAGTGAACAAGACGTGAGAGGATGGTTTAGGTCCACAGAAGACCTCCTTAAGGAGGAAAATGTATTTGATGTGCTGTCATGTCCAAACCGTATTTTCAACGGTGATGAAACTAATTATGTTCTATGCGCTAAGGAAGATATtgtacttgaatga